A section of the Bacteroidota bacterium genome encodes:
- the mfd gene encoding transcription-repair coupling factor → MTPKELITLYKESDHVQKVSEELTKDATGKICFSGAIGALKSFYTTAIFRKTEKPFLVVLDDKEQAAYFLNEAEQIVGEKDVLFYPGSYRRPYQIEETDNSNVLLRAEVLNRINSRKKPAIIVTYPDALFEKVITRKEMEKHSLKVAVGDNISIDFLNEVLFEYKFNRVDFVVEPGDFSVRGGIVDVFSFSNDNPYRIEFFGDEVDSIRTFDVESQLSVDKVNKFRIIPNVEDKRIDERRESFLKYISASSVIAFNNAELVGARLDKLFDKANTAFQSLEGELDHLEPEQLFISSKEFYKSVLDFSLIEFSTQPLFKADFFVKINAEPQPSFNKNFEMLTQNLAENTHKGFQNLLLCASEKQVKRFHDIFEDIGHDIDYLARVFPVHEGFIDLDNNLVVYTDHQIFERYHKFNLKNTHAKSQSISLKEITGLSIGDFVTHIDHGIGKFGGLQKIEVEGRFQEAIKLVYSENDILYVSIHSLYKISKFNGKDGKIPKVNKLGSPAWKALKTKTKKKVKEIAFDLIQLYAKRRSQKGYQYTQDSYLQHELEASFIYEDTPDQFTATQDVKADMESERPMDRLVCGDVGFGKTEVAIRAAFKAAADSKQVAILVPTTILAFQHFKTFSERLGDMPVNINYLNRFRSAKQKREILADLKEGKIDILIGTHQIVSKSVEFKDLGLLIIDEEQKFGVAVKDKLKTLKANIDTLTLTATPIPRTLQFSLMAARDLSVINTPPPNRHPIDTQVVGFNEEIIRDAISYEISRGGQVFFIHNRIENIMEVAGMIQRLVPGAKVAIGHGRMDGKTLEKLTLDFISGEFDVLVSTTIVESGIDVPNANTMIINNANNFGLSDLHQMRGRVGRSNKKAFCYFIAPPYSAMTEEARKRLQALEQYSGLGQGFNVAMKDLEIRGAGDMLGGEQSGFMAEMGFDTYQKIMSEAIEELKESEFKELFDEESKQGPKSFVKDCQIDTDFEILLPDDYVNNISERLSLYNRLNEVKNEDELLEYQSNLVDRFGELPIQTIDLLDSMKIKWLATDLGFERLVMKKGKLIAYFVSNQESDYFQSDVFTKILGFVQKNPLECKLKERTNKAGNTLLTLVLDDVDTIGKALKVFERLNVS, encoded by the coding sequence ATGACTCCTAAGGAACTTATCACCCTTTATAAAGAATCGGATCACGTACAAAAAGTTAGTGAGGAATTAACTAAAGATGCTACAGGTAAAATATGTTTTAGCGGGGCAATTGGTGCGTTAAAATCCTTTTATACGACGGCAATTTTCCGCAAAACAGAAAAGCCGTTTCTTGTAGTACTGGACGACAAGGAGCAAGCGGCGTATTTCCTAAATGAGGCCGAACAGATTGTTGGCGAAAAGGATGTTTTGTTCTATCCGGGCAGTTACCGCAGGCCATATCAGATTGAGGAAACCGATAATTCTAATGTGCTGTTGCGTGCTGAGGTTCTCAACAGGATAAACAGTCGTAAAAAACCGGCGATAATTGTTACTTACCCCGATGCTCTTTTCGAGAAGGTAATTACGCGGAAAGAGATGGAAAAGCACTCTCTCAAGGTAGCTGTTGGGGATAATATTTCGATTGATTTTTTGAATGAGGTTCTTTTCGAATATAAATTTAACCGGGTTGATTTTGTTGTTGAGCCGGGAGATTTTTCTGTGCGGGGTGGGATAGTTGATGTTTTCTCATTTTCGAATGATAACCCGTACAGGATAGAGTTTTTTGGAGATGAAGTTGACAGTATAAGAACTTTCGATGTTGAGAGTCAGTTGTCGGTTGATAAAGTTAATAAATTCAGGATTATTCCTAATGTAGAAGATAAGCGGATTGATGAGCGAAGAGAGAGTTTTTTGAAATATATTTCTGCATCTTCTGTAATTGCATTTAATAATGCAGAATTGGTAGGTGCCAGATTAGATAAGCTTTTTGATAAGGCCAATACGGCTTTTCAATCTCTCGAAGGCGAGTTGGACCATCTTGAGCCCGAACAGTTGTTTATCAGTTCAAAGGAATTTTATAAATCGGTTCTTGACTTTTCTCTGATTGAGTTTTCGACCCAACCACTTTTTAAGGCTGATTTTTTTGTGAAAATAAATGCAGAACCACAGCCGTCATTTAACAAGAATTTTGAGATGTTGACTCAAAATTTAGCGGAAAACACTCATAAAGGGTTTCAAAATCTGCTGTTATGTGCAAGTGAGAAACAGGTGAAACGTTTTCACGATATTTTTGAAGATATAGGTCACGATATTGATTATTTGGCAAGAGTTTTTCCTGTTCATGAGGGATTCATTGACCTTGATAATAATCTGGTTGTTTATACCGACCATCAGATTTTTGAACGTTATCATAAGTTTAATTTAAAAAATACTCATGCAAAATCGCAGAGTATAAGTCTTAAGGAGATTACCGGTCTTTCGATAGGAGATTTCGTAACTCATATCGATCACGGTATCGGAAAGTTTGGCGGGCTGCAGAAGATAGAAGTTGAAGGAAGGTTTCAGGAAGCAATAAAATTAGTTTATTCCGAAAACGATATACTTTATGTGAGTATTCATTCGCTGTATAAGATTTCGAAATTCAACGGGAAAGACGGAAAGATCCCGAAAGTAAATAAGCTTGGTTCTCCGGCATGGAAGGCTCTTAAAACAAAAACTAAGAAAAAGGTTAAGGAAATTGCTTTCGACCTGATACAGTTATATGCAAAAAGGCGCAGTCAGAAAGGCTATCAATATACTCAGGATTCATATTTGCAGCACGAACTTGAGGCATCATTTATTTATGAAGATACACCGGATCAATTCACGGCAACACAGGATGTAAAGGCCGATATGGAGAGCGAGCGACCTATGGACAGACTGGTTTGCGGGGATGTTGGTTTCGGAAAAACCGAGGTGGCAATCCGTGCTGCATTTAAGGCAGCTGCCGACAGTAAACAGGTTGCTATTTTGGTTCCGACTACAATACTGGCATTTCAGCATTTTAAAACATTCTCTGAAAGACTTGGCGATATGCCTGTTAATATTAATTATTTAAACAGGTTTAGATCAGCAAAGCAAAAACGAGAGATATTAGCTGATTTAAAAGAAGGTAAAATTGATATTCTAATAGGAACTCACCAGATTGTAAGTAAGAGTGTAGAGTTTAAGGATTTAGGGCTTTTGATTATTGATGAGGAGCAGAAATTTGGTGTTGCCGTAAAAGATAAATTGAAGACTTTAAAGGCCAATATAGATACTCTTACCCTTACCGCAACTCCAATTCCCAGAACCCTACAGTTTTCGTTGATGGCAGCAAGGGATTTATCTGTAATAAATACTCCTCCGCCAAACCGTCACCCGATAGATACACAGGTTGTCGGTTTTAACGAAGAGATTATCAGGGATGCAATTTCTTATGAGATATCACGTGGGGGTCAGGTATTTTTTATTCATAACAGGATAGAGAATATCATGGAAGTAGCCGGAATGATACAGCGTTTGGTACCCGGAGCTAAAGTTGCTATTGGTCATGGCCGGATGGATGGGAAAACCCTTGAAAAGCTTACCCTGGATTTCATCAGCGGGGAATTTGATGTTTTGGTTTCTACAACTATTGTTGAAAGTGGTATTGATGTACCAAATGCCAATACAATGATAATAAATAATGCCAATAATTTCGGACTTTCCGATTTGCACCAGATGCGTGGAAGGGTAGGACGTTCAAATAAAAAGGCTTTCTGTTATTTTATAGCGCCTCCATATTCGGCAATGACCGAAGAGGCACGTAAAAGGTTGCAGGCATTAGAGCAGTATTCAGGTTTAGGACAAGGATTTAATGTTGCCATGAAAGATCTTGAGATCCGTGGAGCCGGTGATATGTTGGGAGGTGAGCAAAGTGGATTCATGGCAGAAATGGGCTTTGATACCTATCAAAAGATTATGAGCGAAGCCATCGAGGAGTTGAAAGAAAGCGAATTTAAGGAACTGTTTGATGAAGAATCAAAACAGGGGCCAAAGTCTTTTGTTAAGGACTGTCAGATTGATACTGATTTTGAGATACTGTTGCCGGATGATTATGTAAACAATATTTCTGAGAGATTATCTCTCTACAACCGATTAAACGAAGTTAAAAACGAAGATGAATTGTTGGAATACCAAAGTAATTTGGTAGATAGATTCGGGGAATTGCCTATACAGACTATCGATTTGCTCGATAGTATGAAGATAAAATGGTTGGCAACAGATCTTGGTTTTGAAAGGTTGGTTATGAAGAAGGGAAAATTGATTGCATATTTTGTCAGCAATCAGGAATCTGATTATTTTCAGTCTGATGTCTTTACTAAGATTCTGGGTTTTGTTCAGAAGAATCCTCTTGAATGCAAATTGAAAGAAAGAACCAATAAAGCCGGAAATACATTGTTGACTTTGGTTTTAGATGATGTTGATACAATAGGAAAGGCTTTAAAGGTATTTGAAAGATTGAATGTTTCATGA
- a CDS encoding head GIN domain-containing protein, which yields MHIRNIILSLATFLFVSTTFAQNIDTRQLRDFENVTSYDGVSVQLVPSNKNYVKVSGDNIDEVVTQVSDKTLKIKMTFGSNFKGGDSHVIVYFAGDLKEIKATEGSSISSNEKIKNRLLTIKSIEGADVDIKVDSKDLIIKIATGGKIELEGKSENLSVNISTGGNFDGKNLKSKYGEVKVSAGGDANVQVEEILDATVTMGGNIFYYGETKTVNKDISLGGNIEAR from the coding sequence ATGCATATTAGAAATATTATTTTATCATTAGCAACATTTTTATTTGTATCAACAACTTTCGCCCAGAACATTGATACAAGGCAACTAAGAGATTTTGAGAATGTAACCTCGTACGATGGTGTAAGCGTTCAGTTGGTTCCTTCGAACAAAAACTACGTAAAAGTTTCCGGCGACAATATCGATGAAGTCGTTACTCAGGTATCAGACAAAACACTTAAAATAAAAATGACCTTTGGCAGTAACTTTAAGGGAGGAGACAGTCATGTTATTGTTTATTTTGCAGGCGACCTGAAAGAAATAAAAGCTACAGAGGGAAGCTCCATAAGTTCGAATGAAAAAATTAAAAACAGACTTTTAACAATTAAATCTATCGAAGGAGCAGATGTTGATATCAAAGTTGATTCAAAGGACCTCATCATAAAAATAGCTACCGGCGGGAAGATTGAACTTGAAGGGAAAAGTGAAAATTTAAGTGTGAATATTAGTACCGGAGGTAATTTCGACGGCAAAAACCTTAAATCTAAATACGGAGAAGTGAAAGTTAGTGCCGGTGGAGATGCAAATGTTCAGGTAGAAGAAATTCTGGATGCTACTGTAACTATGGGAGGTAACATTTTCTATTACGGAGAAACAAAAACCGTAAACAAGGACATAAGTCTTGGTGGTAATATAGAAGCAAGATAG
- a CDS encoding YraN family protein, with protein MKRNNYAFGREGEIEAVRHLKKQGYEILETNWYYNRYEIDIIAKKGEVLVVVEVKTRATDYFGDPEDAVDYIKRRKIVECADAYIEEKDLDLDVRFDIIAILKTKEKTLLRHIDDAFLSFEM; from the coding sequence ATGAAGAGAAATAACTACGCATTTGGTCGTGAAGGCGAAATAGAAGCCGTCAGGCACCTAAAAAAACAAGGCTACGAAATACTTGAAACCAACTGGTATTATAACAGGTATGAGATTGATATTATTGCCAAAAAAGGGGAGGTTTTAGTTGTTGTTGAGGTTAAGACAAGAGCTACCGATTATTTTGGTGATCCTGAGGATGCTGTTGATTACATAAAAAGAAGGAAGATTGTTGAGTGTGCCGATGCCTACATCGAAGAAAAGGATCTGGATTTAGATGTCAGGTTCGATATTATTGCAATCTTAAAGACAAAAGAAAAAACACTATTGCGTCATATTGATGATGCTTTCCTGTCGTTTGAAATGTAA
- a CDS encoding LysE family transporter — translation MLDIILFAIPLGLTLSILVGPVFFILIETSITKGARAALMLDVGVVLSDIFYIAIAFFSSKQLLKDLEDTPSLFLIGGAVIFVYGLRSVVKKDHIEYENVSEKKSDYFGLILKGFFLNVINIGVLIFWLGSMVIAGHKMKFDTADTSLYFGTVIATYLVIDIIKIALAKEFKKKLTDELLYKVKKTIGFILMGFGIVLSMRAFVTKEDMKFLLDIIS, via the coding sequence ATGCTAGATATTATTTTATTTGCCATTCCCTTAGGCTTAACTTTAAGCATACTGGTAGGACCGGTTTTTTTTATACTGATTGAAACCAGTATAACCAAAGGTGCCAGAGCTGCTTTAATGCTCGATGTAGGAGTGGTACTATCCGATATCTTCTACATAGCAATTGCCTTTTTTTCAAGTAAACAACTACTGAAGGATTTAGAAGACACTCCATCTTTATTCCTAATTGGCGGAGCAGTTATTTTTGTTTATGGACTGAGAAGTGTTGTAAAAAAAGACCATATCGAATATGAAAATGTTTCAGAAAAAAAGTCAGATTATTTCGGGTTAATTTTAAAAGGCTTCTTTTTAAATGTGATAAATATCGGCGTCCTTATATTTTGGCTAGGATCAATGGTAATTGCAGGGCACAAGATGAAATTTGACACTGCTGACACTTCCCTGTATTTTGGAACAGTTATTGCAACTTACCTTGTAATTGACATAATAAAAATAGCTCTCGCAAAAGAATTCAAGAAAAAACTCACTGATGAACTTCTATACAAGGTAAAGAAAACCATAGGTTTTATTTTAATGGGATTTGGTATAGTTCTTTCCATGAGAGCCTTTGTTACGAAAGAAGATATGAAGTTTCTATTGGATATAATATCCTAA
- a CDS encoding NAD-dependent deacylase has protein sequence MGIKEAAEIIKNSKYLTAFTGAGISVESGIPPFRGEGGLWSKYDPSILDLYTYKVSPQKSWPVIKELFFDFFGDARANKAHYALAELEKSGLLKSIITQNIDSLHQEGGSKEVYEFHGNCRQLVCFECSNIEQVSEKALSDTPPKCEKCGGLLKPDFIFFGEGIPELAYEKSLHASQSCDVMLVIGTTGEIVPASSLPYVAKESGATIVEINTEESAYTNSITDIFLQGKATGVMDALKKEIIY, from the coding sequence ATGGGTATAAAAGAAGCTGCTGAGATAATAAAAAACTCAAAGTATTTAACGGCATTTACGGGTGCAGGCATATCGGTAGAAAGTGGTATTCCGCCCTTTAGAGGCGAAGGAGGATTGTGGAGTAAGTATGATCCCAGTATACTGGATCTATATACTTATAAAGTTAGTCCTCAGAAAAGCTGGCCGGTGATTAAAGAATTGTTTTTCGATTTTTTTGGTGATGCAAGGGCAAATAAAGCTCATTATGCATTAGCCGAATTAGAAAAGTCAGGCTTACTTAAATCTATAATTACGCAAAATATAGACAGTCTTCATCAGGAAGGAGGAAGTAAAGAAGTTTATGAATTTCATGGAAATTGCCGACAGCTGGTATGTTTCGAATGTTCTAACATAGAACAGGTTTCAGAAAAAGCATTAAGTGATACTCCTCCAAAGTGTGAGAAATGCGGAGGGTTGTTAAAGCCGGATTTTATCTTTTTTGGAGAAGGTATACCGGAACTTGCATACGAAAAGTCTCTTCATGCTTCACAAAGCTGTGATGTAATGCTGGTAATAGGTACTACAGGCGAAATTGTCCCGGCATCTTCACTTCCATACGTTGCAAAAGAATCGGGGGCTACAATTGTAGAGATAAACACAGAAGAATCGGCTTATACTAATTCTATAACGGATATTTTCCTGCAGGGAAAGGCAACCGGAGTAATGGATGCTTTGAAAAAAGAGATAATTTATTAA